The following coding sequences are from one Methanosarcina sp. WWM596 window:
- a CDS encoding ATP-binding protein, producing MQFYNRQKELELMELLDQGKPSFLVITGKRRVGKTELIKQFTGNRKALYLFVDSNKSIDILMDEFDRLLKDKLDLPDYIKVDEPENFLKFITSYDRDLIIAIDEFQRFRKVYPSFITQLQRYWDMKPDNCRVFLIVSGSSIGMIRKIFIEEQAPLFKRADDILTIKPFTVLETFEMLDGMGIKDPEEKLNLYFLFGGTVYYYRLFEKYQCTGFDDALEKLIFSEFAPLKNEVRDILIEEFGKEHSTYYEIISAISQGRCSMSEISDMTHVSSSSLSSYFYDLIDLLGVVEHRIPVMDNPEKSKRGRYFLKDNFFRFYGRFVYPVYSQYMAGNYSPMLEKVRKEWQSYTGKIFEDIVRELLVEKLISDYPELGSWWNRKGDEIDILGVDHQGGKALAIEVKNKELGESEAREILELTLDKTKLVRGISGQKLNVGIVARKVKGREHLEGDGFLVWELKELISQLF from the coding sequence ATGCAATTCTACAACCGGCAGAAAGAGCTTGAACTTATGGAACTGCTCGACCAGGGGAAACCCTCTTTTCTTGTCATAACCGGAAAGAGAAGGGTAGGAAAAACCGAGCTGATCAAGCAGTTCACAGGGAACAGGAAAGCACTTTATCTTTTCGTTGACAGCAACAAGAGCATAGACATTCTGATGGACGAGTTCGACCGGCTTTTAAAAGATAAACTGGACCTGCCGGATTACATAAAAGTCGATGAACCGGAGAATTTCCTCAAATTCATCACCTCTTATGACAGGGACCTGATAATAGCGATCGATGAATTCCAGAGGTTCCGGAAAGTGTACCCATCTTTCATTACTCAGCTGCAGCGATACTGGGACATGAAGCCGGACAATTGCAGAGTCTTTCTTATCGTGTCCGGATCTTCAATTGGCATGATAAGAAAAATATTCATTGAGGAACAGGCTCCACTCTTCAAACGTGCCGATGATATTCTGACTATAAAACCCTTTACGGTTCTTGAGACATTTGAGATGCTCGATGGCATGGGTATAAAAGATCCGGAAGAAAAACTGAATCTATACTTCCTTTTCGGAGGGACAGTATATTACTATCGCCTGTTTGAAAAGTATCAGTGCACAGGATTTGATGATGCCCTTGAAAAGCTGATCTTCAGTGAGTTTGCACCGCTTAAAAATGAAGTGAGGGACATTCTGATAGAGGAATTTGGGAAGGAGCACTCCACATATTACGAGATAATCTCAGCGATATCACAGGGAAGATGCTCGATGAGTGAGATCTCAGATATGACACATGTTTCTTCGAGCTCATTGTCATCTTATTTTTACGATCTCATAGACCTGCTGGGAGTAGTGGAACACCGAATACCTGTCATGGACAATCCTGAAAAAAGCAAGAGAGGACGGTATTTCTTAAAGGATAATTTCTTCAGGTTCTATGGACGCTTCGTATATCCTGTGTACAGCCAGTATATGGCAGGCAATTATTCTCCCATGCTGGAAAAGGTCCGGAAGGAATGGCAGAGTTACACAGGCAAGATATTCGAGGATATTGTTCGTGAACTGCTGGTTGAAAAGCTGATCAGCGATTATCCAGAGCTTGGGAGCTGGTGGAACCGGAAGGGGGATGAGATTGATATTCTTGGAGTAGATCACCAGGGAGGAAAAGCCCTGGCAATTGAGGTCAAAAATAAAGAACTGGGTGAGAGCGAGGCCAGAGAGATCCTGGAGTTAACACTCGATAAAACAAAATTAGTAAGAGGAATATCTGGTCAAAAATTGAATGTAGGGATAGTGGCCAGAAAGGTCAAAGGCAGAGAACACCTGGAAGGTGATGGATTCCTTGTATGGGAACTGAAAGAGCTTATTTCGCAATTATTTTGA
- a CDS encoding nucleoside deaminase encodes MPTKSLPSIVEDEFFVKLSDCNIMHIAVLLAQKSYDEGGCPIGGVIIDNNTRRIVGKGHNTLVQDNDPYNHGETSAIRDAGRQDFSDTTIFTTLSPCDICATLIYMRQFDRVVVGDVTNASGNELNGLCIKKEPISKTNIMKTNIMLTL; translated from the coding sequence TTGCCCACGAAAAGTCTTCCTTCAATAGTTGAAGATGAATTCTTCGTTAAACTGAGCGACTGCAATATTATGCATATAGCAGTTTTACTTGCGCAAAAAAGCTATGATGAGGGAGGCTGTCCTATCGGGGGCGTCATCATCGATAACAATACGCGCCGGATTGTCGGCAAAGGGCATAATACGCTTGTGCAGGACAATGACCCTTACAACCACGGGGAAACTTCGGCCATACGTGATGCGGGACGGCAGGACTTCAGCGATACCACAATTTTTACAACACTTAGCCCCTGCGACATTTGTGCCACATTGATATATATGCGTCAATTCGACCGTGTGGTTGTCGGGGATGTTACGAACGCCTCGGGCAATGAACTGAACGGACTTTGCATAAAAAAGGAGCCGATCTCAAAAACTAATATCATGAAAACTAATATCATGTTAACATTATAA
- a CDS encoding PKD domain-containing protein: protein MKNRKSIWKITLSVFTVLMALTLLSTAASASFTIYKTPLGAGTPPATQRLTGGGNYIDYTAVAASSTDPRVVQFKDLSKGTETYIRWDFGDGTSLSGTKITPALKNPVHKFPKTGYYISGLTIRCTGYNGLLWVHKTLIIKA, encoded by the coding sequence ATGAAAAATAGAAAGTCTATCTGGAAAATAACATTATCTGTTTTCACCGTATTAATGGCATTAACTTTATTGTCTACAGCAGCCTCTGCATCATTTACTATATACAAAACTCCCCTTGGTGCAGGAACTCCTCCAGCAACACAACGTCTAACCGGCGGAGGTAATTACATTGATTATACAGCAGTAGCCGCTTCGAGCACTGATCCACGAGTGGTACAATTTAAGGACCTATCAAAAGGTACAGAGACATATATCAGATGGGACTTTGGAGATGGAACTTCTCTCTCAGGAACAAAAATTACTCCAGCACTAAAAAATCCGGTACACAAGTTTCCAAAGACTGGCTATTATATTAGTGGTCTGACTATCAGGTGCACTGGTTATAATGGTTTGTTGTGGGTTCATAAGACACTTATTATTAAAGCGTAA
- a CDS encoding DEAD/DEAH box helicase yields the protein MKSIDEHGFESPTAIQEKSIPLILAGEDVIGGAATGSGKTLSFASGILQNSEKGKGIQALILTPTRELAEQVANSFRKFSKYDPLNIASIYGGVGINPQIKELKNAEVVVGTPGRLLDHISRNTIKLNNVKTLVIDEADHMFDLGFKVDVEKIIKECPQNRQTLLFSATITKDIVQLSRKYMKNPVRVSLESYIDPQKLNQVVYKVQDDMKLSLLVYLLQNEKSNLGMVFCNTKRNTDKVAKNLRKSSINAVAIHGGLTQNERTRIMEKFHSGNIGVLVCTDVAGRGLDIKGVSHVYNYDIPRESKQYIHRIGRTARAGTEGKAINILSKNDHANFMSVLKDNDVNIKEQVLPALKKIAIVRPEIRLPKPVNRMNNPSRKGQKSRHKNY from the coding sequence TTGAAATCAATAGATGAACATGGCTTTGAAAGCCCTACAGCAATACAGGAAAAATCAATTCCCCTAATACTTGCTGGGGAAGATGTTATAGGTGGAGCCGCAACAGGTTCCGGAAAAACACTCTCGTTTGCTTCCGGCATATTGCAAAATTCCGAAAAAGGAAAAGGAATTCAGGCTTTGATCCTGACCCCAACAAGAGAACTGGCGGAGCAGGTGGCAAATTCTTTCAGGAAATTCTCAAAATACGACCCGTTAAATATCGCATCTATCTATGGCGGTGTAGGGATCAATCCACAAATTAAAGAATTAAAAAATGCCGAGGTTGTTGTGGGGACGCCCGGTAGGCTACTCGATCATATCAGCAGAAATACCATCAAACTCAATAATGTGAAAACCCTTGTCATTGATGAGGCAGACCATATGTTTGATCTGGGATTCAAAGTAGATGTAGAAAAAATTATCAAGGAATGTCCTCAAAACAGGCAGACCCTTTTGTTCTCTGCGACCATTACAAAAGATATTGTCCAGCTTTCCCGCAAGTACATGAAAAACCCTGTTCGAGTATCATTAGAATCTTATATCGACCCGCAAAAATTGAATCAGGTCGTTTATAAAGTACAGGATGACATGAAGTTATCTCTGCTCGTGTACCTTCTACAAAATGAGAAGTCAAACCTCGGGATGGTTTTCTGCAACACAAAAAGAAACACTGACAAAGTCGCGAAAAACCTGAGGAAATCAAGTATCAATGCCGTGGCGATTCATGGCGGATTGACACAGAACGAACGAACTCGCATAATGGAAAAGTTCCATTCCGGGAACATAGGTGTCCTTGTATGCACAGATGTAGCCGGAAGAGGACTTGATATAAAGGGTGTTTCCCATGTTTACAATTATGATATTCCCAGGGAGAGTAAACAGTATATTCACAGGATTGGAAGAACCGCACGAGCAGGAACAGAAGGAAAAGCGATAAATATCCTTTCTAAAAATGACCATGCTAATTTCATGAGTGTGCTGAAAGACAATGATGTGAATATTAAGGAACAGGTACTACCTGCTCTGAAGAAAATTGCAATTGTAAGACCAGAAATAAGATTGCCAAAGCCGGTAAATCGGATGAACAACCCCTCCAGAAAAGGTCAGAAATCCAGGCACAAAAACTATTAA